A DNA window from Sphingomonas changnyeongensis contains the following coding sequences:
- a CDS encoding 5-(carboxyamino)imidazole ribonucleotide synthase, which translates to MILAPGGTIGILGGGQLGRMLAIAAAELGYRTHIYAPEASGPATEVAAGWTQAGYDDADALARFAGEVGVVTYEFENVPPAALDLLAPLVPIRPGRRALEVARTRHSEKALVAALGGRTAPFRIVEDLDGLHAAFAAIGAPAILKTSSLGYDGKGQVRLGPDANLAAAWDAIGRVPSILEGFVTFFAEYSVILCRAADGTVAVWDTPHNVHRDGILDTSHVPAPSAVLAQADAAVALARQVAAELDYVGVLTLEFFATADGPVFNEMAPRVHNSGHWTIEGAVTSQFENHVRAVCGLPLGATGLTGQSAQMLNLIGADADKWPEILADPAAKLHLYGKTVRPGRKMGHVTRVTR; encoded by the coding sequence ATGATCCTCGCGCCCGGCGGCACGATCGGCATATTGGGCGGCGGCCAGCTTGGCCGGATGCTGGCGATCGCGGCAGCCGAGCTTGGCTATCGCACCCATATCTACGCCCCCGAGGCGAGCGGCCCGGCCACCGAGGTGGCCGCCGGCTGGACCCAGGCCGGTTATGACGATGCCGACGCGCTCGCCCGCTTTGCCGGCGAAGTGGGCGTCGTCACCTATGAGTTTGAAAATGTGCCGCCCGCGGCACTCGACCTGCTGGCGCCGCTGGTGCCCATCCGCCCCGGGCGGCGCGCGCTCGAAGTGGCGCGGACGCGGCATTCGGAAAAGGCGCTGGTCGCAGCGCTTGGCGGGCGCACCGCGCCGTTCCGCATCGTCGAGGATCTGGACGGGCTGCACGCCGCTTTTGCCGCGATCGGCGCGCCGGCGATCCTCAAGACCAGCTCGCTCGGCTATGACGGCAAGGGGCAGGTTCGGCTCGGCCCCGATGCCAATCTGGCCGCCGCCTGGGACGCGATCGGGCGGGTGCCGTCGATCCTTGAGGGGTTTGTCACCTTCTTTGCCGAATATTCGGTGATCCTGTGCCGCGCCGCCGACGGCACGGTCGCGGTGTGGGACACGCCCCACAATGTCCACCGCGACGGCATCCTCGACACCTCGCACGTGCCGGCACCTTCGGCGGTGCTGGCCCAGGCCGATGCGGCGGTCGCGCTCGCCCGGCAGGTGGCGGCGGAGCTCGATTATGTCGGCGTGCTGACGCTCGAATTCTTCGCGACCGCCGACGGGCCGGTGTTCAACGAAATGGCCCCGCGCGTGCACAATAGCGGCCACTGGACGATCGAAGGCGCGGTCACGTCGCAGTTCGAAAACCATGTCCGCGCGGTGTGCGGCCTGCCGCTGGGTGCCACGGGGCTGACCGGGCAGAGCGCCCAGATGCTCAACCTGATCGGCGCGGACGCCGACAAATGGCCCGAAATCCTCGCCGATCCGGCGGCCAAGCTGCACCTTTACGGCAAGACCGTGCGCCCGGGCCGCAAAATGGGACATGTGACGCGCGTGACCCGCTGA
- the purE gene encoding 5-(carboxyamino)imidazole ribonucleotide mutase: MADTAPVIGIIMGSQSDWETMRHAADTLTALGIAHECRIVSAHRTPERLYDYARAASGRGLRAIIAGAGGAAHLPGMAASMTPVPVLGVPVESKALSGLDSLLSIVQMPGGIPVGTFAIGKPGAINAALFAAAMLAGTAPEVAERLDRWRRDQTDAVAVEPA, translated from the coding sequence ATGGCGGACACAGCGCCGGTGATCGGCATCATCATGGGCAGCCAGTCCGACTGGGAGACGATGCGCCATGCCGCCGACACGCTGACCGCGCTCGGCATCGCGCATGAATGCCGGATCGTGTCGGCGCACCGCACGCCCGAGCGGCTTTACGATTATGCCCGCGCCGCATCCGGCCGGGGGCTGCGCGCGATCATCGCCGGGGCCGGCGGGGCCGCGCACCTGCCCGGCATGGCCGCGTCGATGACGCCGGTGCCGGTGCTGGGCGTGCCGGTTGAATCCAAGGCGCTGTCGGGGCTCGACAGCCTGTTGTCGATCGTCCAGATGCCCGGCGGCATCCCGGTCGGCACCTTCGCGATCGGCAAGCCCGGCGCGATCAACGCCGCGCTGTTTGCCGCCGCGATGCTTGCCGGCACCGCCCCCGAAGTGGCGGAGCGGCTGGACCGCTGGCGCCGCGACCAGACCGACGCGGTCGCGGTCGAGCCGGCATGA
- the gpmA gene encoding 2,3-diphosphoglycerate-dependent phosphoglycerate mutase: MSSADLKTLVLIRHGQSAWNLENRFTGWWDVDLTELGVAEARAAGELMAAKGLDFDCCFTSLQTRAIKTLNLALEAMGRLWLPVEKDWRLNERHYGGLTGLDKAETAARHGDEQVKIWRRSFDIPPPPLEPGSAFDLSADRRYAGIAVPATESLKDTIARVLPYFQARIAPELAAGRRVLISAHGNSLRALVKHLSGISDADITGLEIPTGQPIVFRLDNDLRPVERYYLSER; the protein is encoded by the coding sequence ATGTCGAGTGCCGATCTCAAGACCCTTGTCCTCATCCGCCACGGCCAGTCGGCCTGGAATCTGGAAAACCGCTTCACCGGCTGGTGGGATGTCGACCTGACCGAGCTGGGCGTGGCCGAGGCGCGCGCCGCGGGTGAGCTGATGGCCGCCAAGGGGCTGGATTTCGACTGCTGCTTCACCAGCCTGCAGACCCGCGCGATCAAGACGCTCAACCTCGCGCTCGAGGCGATGGGCCGGCTGTGGCTGCCGGTCGAGAAGGACTGGCGGCTCAACGAGCGCCATTATGGCGGGCTGACCGGGCTGGACAAGGCCGAGACGGCGGCGCGCCACGGCGACGAGCAGGTGAAGATCTGGCGGCGCAGCTTCGACATCCCGCCGCCGCCGCTGGAGCCGGGCAGCGCGTTCGACCTGTCGGCCGACCGCCGCTATGCCGGCATCGCGGTGCCGGCAACCGAAAGCCTGAAGGACACCATCGCCCGCGTGCTGCCCTATTTTCAGGCGCGCATCGCGCCCGAACTGGCCGCCGGGCGGCGCGTGCTGATTTCCGCGCATGGCAATTCGCTGCGCGCGCTGGTCAAGCATCTGTCGGGCATTTCGGATGCCGACATCACCGGCCTCGAAATCCCGACCGGCCAGCCCATCGTCTTCCGGCTCGACAATGATCTGCGCCCGGTCGAGCGCTATTATCTGAGCGAGCGCTGA
- a CDS encoding M14 family metallopeptidase: MSFSISSRFDSGNIRVLAIHGNEADLEIETDHASDFYQWFHFRIGNAAGRTLTLRILNAAGAAYPLGWPGYRARVSDDRESWRLADTDYQDGVLTIRVRPAGNALWVAYFAPYSLERHYDLVARMAARPGVAQRELCQTLDGRPLDMLTLGDGPKQVWLYARQHPGETMAEWWAEGALEKLTDPGDATARRLRAHATFHIVPNMNPDGSFRGHLRTNAAGINLNREWHAPSAERSPEVLAVRAAMDASGVDVAIDVHGDEAIPANFIAGFEGIPSWTEAQGARYHRFRTLLAARSPDFQTEKGYDTAPPGKANLAMSTNQVAERHGALAMTLEMPFKDHGDNPDTVLGWSPDRAKKLAADCLEVLAEMIDEV; encoded by the coding sequence ATGAGCTTCAGCATTTCCAGCCGCTTCGACAGCGGCAACATCCGCGTCCTCGCCATCCACGGCAATGAGGCCGATCTCGAAATCGAAACCGACCATGCGTCCGATTTCTACCAATGGTTTCATTTCCGGATCGGCAATGCCGCCGGGCGGACGCTCACCCTGCGCATCCTGAACGCCGCCGGTGCCGCCTATCCGCTCGGCTGGCCCGGCTACCGCGCGCGGGTGTCGGACGACCGCGAAAGCTGGCGGCTGGCCGACACCGATTATCAGGACGGCGTGCTCACCATCCGCGTCCGCCCGGCGGGCAATGCGCTGTGGGTCGCCTATTTCGCGCCCTATTCGCTGGAGCGGCATTATGATCTGGTGGCGCGCATGGCGGCGCGCCCCGGCGTTGCCCAGCGCGAGCTGTGCCAGACGCTCGACGGCCGTCCGCTCGACATGCTGACGCTTGGCGACGGTCCCAAGCAGGTCTGGCTCTATGCGCGCCAGCATCCGGGCGAGACGATGGCCGAATGGTGGGCCGAAGGCGCGCTGGAAAAGCTGACCGATCCCGGCGATGCCACCGCCCGGCGGCTGCGCGCGCACGCGACGTTTCACATCGTGCCCAACATGAACCCGGACGGCAGCTTCCGCGGCCATCTGCGCACCAACGCCGCGGGCATCAATCTCAACCGCGAATGGCATGCGCCGAGCGCGGAGCGCAGCCCCGAAGTGCTTGCCGTGCGCGCGGCGATGGATGCGAGCGGCGTCGACGTCGCCATCGACGTGCATGGCGACGAGGCGATCCCGGCCAATTTCATCGCCGGGTTCGAAGGCATCCCGTCATGGACCGAGGCGCAGGGCGCGCGTTACCACCGCTTCCGCACCCTGCTTGCCGCGCGCAGCCCCGATTTCCAGACCGAGAAGGGCTATGACACCGCCCCGCCGGGGAAGGCCAATCTGGCGATGTCGACCAACCAGGTCGCCGAACGGCACGGCGCGCTGGCGATGACGCTGGAAATGCCGTTCAAGGACCATGGCGACAATCCCGACACGGTTCTCGGCTGGTCGCCGGACCGGGCCAAAAAACTGGCCGCCGACTGTCTGGAGGTGCTGGCCGAGATGATCGACGAGGTGTGA
- the ykgO gene encoding type B 50S ribosomal protein L36, with translation MKIRNSLKSLKDRHRDNRVIRRRGRTYVINKTNRRFKARQG, from the coding sequence ATGAAAATCCGTAACTCTCTGAAGTCCCTCAAGGACCGTCATCGCGACAACCGCGTCATCCGTCGTCGCGGCCGCACCTATGTGATCAACAAGACCAACCGCCGGTTCAAGGCCCGCCAGGGCTGA